The Drechmeria coniospora strain ARSEF 6962 chromosome 02, whole genome shotgun sequence genome has a segment encoding these proteins:
- a CDS encoding Homeodomain-like protein, protein MSAWHLVPSTRLLDDLLRCRTPSSCSVAARPPPPPTTTHFLLPTPTHTTLTHHTPRSPHTTTRCRRLAALAQTSTAGPPPSPPPKSLRHGSLRASGRGHVMLRFPSVTPAADASARIGQLPAMMGPGPHCVDGTRHRRVRNGNDDDGTDDGTNDDCQFTHCHPEIMGSFAQTQWPAWAYAGLEDPFSPFQQPQPQPPPQQYSAYPPYLAESIDGYQAHPNRPLVHHQLSRTTESKPRLSKEEVEVLEAEFQKNHKPSSSTKKALAESMRVDNARINNWFQNRRAREKKENNIREYEAKQRLEKEKAEADPACRTDDARQRDLVASSAPFPEPRSAVKVEAEAALSPSVVASPLSSVQDTASDGSPLPVHLPAVHGSFSSSDASSTVDSDHDNDVSSASLDLSEPADYLLRTHTDCVGASVRPEELKSPEELYSSYRSFMEEAFSSSAPAPHQSPLADEAAPKSPPPHPQSSDIAARRNRRPPPLAIAGGRSYSSYMPRTRTATDFDRKLDRASPMRRVASATGASVRVKKTISTPRSPHFDAAFTARDSPSTVGTAATGAPPTPDTPINFHQSALVDEAVPFSIDAKYMAAEMALQDPTLRTPPTTPGFMDGLFHMGSAYGMPISEETLIAPRVGDLPAATFHPSPMADGVQAFVGDAPCQTPSSLLPVQMGSSYFNFLGNTGYDWSEASVSTGSSPVSQSRHGDGYMVVAAARFDALE, encoded by the exons ATGTCAGCATG gCATCTAGTACCGAGCACTCGACTGCTAG ACGACCTGCTACGCTGCCGTACCCCGTCCTCCTGCTCCGTCGCTGCGCGGCCACCACCCCCGCCAACCACGACACACTTCCTGCTACCCACACCCACGCACACCACGCTCACTCACCACACTCCACGCTCACCACACACCACCactcgctgccgccggctCGCTGCCCTGGCccagacgtcgacggcgggtccccccccctccccccccccaaagtCGCTCCGCCACGGCTCACTAAGAGCCAGCGGCAGGGGTCATGTCATGCTGCGCTTTCCTTCCGTCACCCCGGCCGCAGACGCATCCGCACGCATCGGCCAGCTGCCCGCGATGATGGGTCCAGGCCCCCA CTGCGTTGACGGCACTCGCCACCGCAGAGTCCGtaacggcaacgacgacgacggcaccgacgacggcaccaacGACGACTGCCAATTCACCCACTGCCATCCCGAAATCATGGGCTCCTTTGCGCAAACCCAATGGCCGGCCTGGGCGTACGCGGGGCTCGAGGACCCCTTCTCGCCATTCCAGCAGCctcagccgcagccgccgccccAGCAGTACTCGGCCTACCCGCCCTACCTCGCCGAGTCGATAGACGGCTACCAGGCCCATCCCAACCGCCCCCTCGTCCACCACCagctgtcgaggacgaccgAGTCGAAGCCTCGTCTCTCCaaggaggaggtcgaggttCTCGAGGCCGAATTCCAGAAGAACCACAAGCCGAGCAGCAGTACGAAAAAGGCTCTCGCCGAGTCCATGCGAGTCGACAACGCTCGCATCAAC AATTGGTTCCAGAACCGCCGCGCGAGGGAGAAGAAGGAAAACAACATTCGCGAGTACGAAGCGAAGCAGCGGCTGGAAAAGGaaaaggccgaggccgacccGGCGTGCCGGACCGACGATGCCCGCCAGCGTGACCTTGTCGCCTCCAGCGCGCCCTTCCCCGAGCCTCGGAGCGCCGTCAAGGTcgaagccgaggcggccCTGTCCCCGTCAGTCGTCgcctcccccctctcctccgtccAGGACACGGCCTCCGACGGCTCCCCCCTGCCCGTCCACCTCCCCGCCGTCCACGGCAGCTTCAGCAGCTCGGACGCCTCCTCCACCGTCGACTCGGACCACGACAACGAcgtctcgtccgcctcgctcGACCTCTCGGAGCCCGCCGACTACCTCCTCCGAACCCACACCGACTGCGTCGGCGCTTCGGTCCGGCCCGAGGAGCTCAAGTCGCCCGAGGAGCTCTACAGCAGCTACCGAAGCTTCATGGAGGAAGCcttttcctcgtcggcccccGCGCCCCACCAGTCGcccctggccgacgaggccgcgcccaagtcccctcctcctcatcctcagTCCAGCGACATCGCCGCCCGACGAAACCGCCGACCTCCCCCCCTCGCCATCGCTGGCGGCCGCAGCTACTCGTCCTACATGCCCAGGACGCGCACGGCAACCGACTTCGACCGGAAGCTGGACCGTGCCAGCCCCATGCGTcgcgtcgcctcggccaccggAGCCTCGGTTCGCGTCAAAAAgaccatctcgacgccgaggagcccCCATTTCGACGCCGCCTTCACCGCCCGGGACTCGCCCagcaccgtcggcaccgccgccaccggagcgccgccgacgcccgacaCGCCCATCAACTTCCACCAgtcggccctcgtcgacgaggcggtgcCCTTTTCCATCGACGCCAAGTacatggcggccgagatggcccTCCAGGACCCGACGCTGCGTacgccgcccacgacgccCGGCTTCATGGACGGCCTCTTCCACATGGGCTCCGCCTACGGCATGCCCATTTCGGAGGAGACGCTGATCGCGCCCCGCGTCGGCGACCTTCCCGCCGCCACCTTCCACCCGTCGcccatggccgacggcgtccaggCCTTTGTCGGCGACGCGCCCTGCCAGACGCCTTCCTCCCTCCTACCCGTGCAGATGGGCTCCTCCTACTTCAACTTCTTGGGAAACACCGGCTACGACTGGTCCGAGGCGTCCGTCTCGACCGGATCGTCCCCCGTGTCTCAATCGAGGCACGGCGACGGGTACAtggtcgtggccgccgcgagattcgacgccctcgagTGA